One window of Nostoc sp. C052 genomic DNA carries:
- a CDS encoding SRPBCC family protein, whose product MQGWLSKFIHRKRRRFCASLVWTYREISSASVDELWQKVVDLTDVSWHPQLKSTNVPHGLVPKPGLIFQAVTRFSPIPIRIFVERVNPKEMLSIRVMAIPGIEERVTYQVESTVCGTCLSYSVTLRGWLSPLIWSLSRPYADRVARSLVEAVEKTALPAVSGKKKSLNDSCFDF is encoded by the coding sequence ATGCAAGGTTGGTTATCCAAATTCATCCACCGCAAACGTCGTCGTTTTTGCGCTTCTCTGGTGTGGACATATCGAGAGATTAGTTCTGCTTCTGTAGATGAACTGTGGCAAAAAGTGGTTGACTTAACAGATGTTTCCTGGCATCCACAACTTAAGAGTACTAATGTACCCCACGGATTAGTACCCAAACCAGGATTAATTTTTCAAGCTGTAACACGCTTTTCGCCAATTCCCATCAGAATTTTTGTAGAACGCGTCAATCCTAAAGAGATGCTGAGTATCCGAGTGATGGCGATTCCGGGAATAGAAGAACGGGTAACTTACCAAGTAGAGTCAACGGTTTGTGGTACTTGTTTATCTTATTCTGTAACGCTACGGGGTTGGTTATCGCCCTTGATTTGGTCTTTATCCCGTCCTTACGCAGACCGCGTTGCACGGTCTTTAGTCGAGGCTGTAGAAAAGACAGCATTACCAGCGGTATCTGGTAAGAAAAAATCCCTTAATGACAGTTGTTTTGATTTTTAG
- the hemF gene encoding oxygen-dependent coproporphyrinogen oxidase has product MLTNSQTPTVESVSSKSLPAADAQIRVSQFMKQLQDEITESLAKLDGVAKFHEDSWERPEGGGGRSRVLRDGAIFEQAGVNFSEVWGSHLPASILAQRPEAAGHGFYATGTSMVLHPHNPYVPTVHLNYRYFEAGPVWWFGGGLDLTPYYPFAEDATHLHKTLKQACDQHHPEYYPVFKKWCDEYFYLKHRDETRGVGGLFFDYQDGQGALYRGPNPNGEAAIYSNEVGTPATRNWEDLFSFVQGCGRAFLPAYVPIVERRHGMEYGDRQRNFQLYRRGRYVEFNLVYDRGTIFGLQTNGRTESILMSLPPLVRWEYGYQPEPNSPEAELYETFLKPQDWINWK; this is encoded by the coding sequence ATGTTGACCAACTCGCAAACACCAACTGTAGAATCAGTATCATCCAAGTCTTTGCCCGCAGCTGACGCTCAAATTAGGGTCAGTCAGTTTATGAAACAACTGCAAGACGAAATTACTGAATCATTAGCAAAACTAGATGGTGTAGCTAAGTTTCATGAAGATAGTTGGGAACGCCCAGAAGGAGGGGGAGGGCGATCGCGCGTGCTGCGAGATGGTGCAATATTTGAACAAGCAGGTGTAAACTTTTCTGAAGTTTGGGGTTCCCATTTGCCAGCCTCAATTTTAGCCCAACGCCCGGAAGCAGCAGGGCATGGCTTTTATGCAACAGGCACTTCAATGGTGTTACATCCTCATAATCCTTACGTGCCAACAGTTCATCTAAATTATCGCTACTTTGAAGCGGGGCCAGTCTGGTGGTTTGGTGGCGGTTTAGACTTGACACCTTATTACCCCTTTGCTGAAGATGCGACACATTTACACAAGACATTAAAGCAGGCTTGCGACCAGCACCACCCAGAGTATTATCCGGTGTTTAAGAAGTGGTGTGATGAATATTTCTACCTCAAGCATCGTGACGAGACAAGGGGTGTAGGTGGTCTGTTTTTTGATTACCAAGATGGCCAGGGTGCTTTATATCGCGGGCCAAATCCCAATGGGGAAGCGGCTATTTATAGCAACGAGGTAGGAACACCAGCAACCCGCAATTGGGAAGATTTGTTTAGCTTTGTACAAGGCTGTGGCAGAGCATTTTTACCCGCTTATGTACCAATTGTAGAACGACGACATGGGATGGAGTATGGCGATCGCCAACGGAATTTTCAACTCTACCGCCGGGGAAGGTATGTAGAATTTAACTTGGTTTATGACCGAGGCACCATTTTTGGTCTGCAAACCAATGGACGCACCGAATCAATTCTTATGTCTCTACCACCCTTAGTCCGTTGGGAATATGGCTATCAACCGGAACCAAATTCCCCCGAAGCCGAGTTGTATGAAACCTTCTTGAAACCTCAAGATTGGATCAATTGGAAATAA
- a CDS encoding STAS domain-containing protein has product MIHIDQKTYTTQDGNTVIILTPAGRLDITTAWQFRLKLQECISKLSRHVVVNLAQVNFIDSSGLTSLVAGMRDADKVKGSFRICNVHPEAKLVFEVTMMDTVFEIFETEDEALEGVPRSIAS; this is encoded by the coding sequence GTGATTCATATAGACCAAAAAACTTATACAACCCAAGACGGAAACACCGTTATTATCCTGACACCAGCAGGCCGTCTTGATATTACCACTGCTTGGCAATTTCGCCTGAAGTTACAGGAGTGTATTTCCAAACTCAGTCGCCATGTAGTTGTAAATCTGGCTCAGGTAAATTTTATTGATAGTTCTGGTCTTACGTCTTTGGTGGCTGGAATGCGTGATGCTGATAAAGTCAAGGGCAGTTTCCGCATCTGCAATGTACATCCAGAAGCCAAACTTGTGTTTGAAGTGACGATGATGGATACTGTTTTTGAAATTTTTGAAACAGAAGATGAAGCTTTAGAAGGTGTACCTCGTAGCATTGCCAGCTAA
- a CDS encoding chromophore lyase CpcT/CpeT, with product MNFSPQLIALGEYLTGEFDNREQAIAEPVWYVHLRLWQRQVNIFTEDSITLFAEQANVITLDQPYRQRIIRLRQGRNSDTTVEVQYYMPQDPGALRGAGDNPALLNTLTPEQLDLLPGCILRVTQEKLAGDRYKFTATPPPETRCSFTYLGNSVYVSLGFAATATEFYSYDKGIDPATGKATWGAIMGPYRYTKRTQY from the coding sequence ATGAATTTCTCGCCACAGTTAATTGCTTTAGGTGAGTACCTAACTGGTGAATTTGATAATCGGGAACAAGCTATAGCAGAACCAGTTTGGTATGTCCATCTACGTCTGTGGCAAAGACAAGTTAATATCTTCACAGAAGATAGCATTACCTTGTTTGCCGAACAGGCTAACGTTATTACCCTAGATCAACCCTATCGCCAGCGAATTATCCGGTTGCGTCAGGGGAGAAACTCTGACACAACCGTGGAAGTACAATATTATATGCCTCAAGATCCAGGTGCATTAAGAGGCGCAGGTGATAACCCTGCTCTACTAAACACACTGACACCAGAACAATTAGATTTACTACCAGGTTGTATCCTAAGAGTTACTCAAGAAAAACTAGCTGGCGATCGCTACAAGTTTACCGCTACACCACCACCAGAGACACGTTGCAGCTTTACTTATCTTGGTAATAGCGTTTATGTTTCCTTGGGTTTTGCAGCGACAGCAACAGAATTTTACAGCTACGACAAAGGAATTGATCCAGCCACCGGCAAAGCAACTTGGGGAGCGATTATGGGACCTTATCGCTACACCAAGCGAACTCAGTATTAA
- the psb29 gene encoding photosystem II biogenesis protein Psp29 — MNNVRTVSDTKRTFYNLHTRPINTIYRRVVEELMVEMHLLSVNIDFSYNPIYALGVVTTFDRFMEGYQPERDQESIFNALCQAIEKDPQQYRQDAQRLQAVAKGLPVKDLIGWLAQTTYLDRDTDLQAQLQAIANNPNFKYNRLFAIGVFSLLEQSDPALVKDEKQLTEALKAIAAGLHLSDDKLNKDLELYRSNLDKMAQALIVMADMLSADRKKREQRKQQSTTPVAPPSSNE, encoded by the coding sequence GTGAATAACGTCCGTACAGTCTCCGATACAAAGCGAACTTTCTACAATCTTCACACCCGTCCGATTAACACTATTTATCGTCGGGTAGTAGAAGAATTGATGGTGGAAATGCATCTGCTGTCAGTAAATATCGATTTTAGCTACAATCCAATTTATGCCTTGGGTGTCGTCACTACTTTTGACCGTTTCATGGAAGGCTATCAACCAGAACGGGATCAAGAATCAATTTTTAATGCCTTATGTCAGGCTATAGAAAAAGATCCGCAACAATATCGGCAGGATGCCCAAAGACTGCAAGCTGTAGCTAAAGGTTTGCCAGTTAAAGATTTAATTGGCTGGCTGGCCCAAACTACTTACTTAGATAGAGATACTGACTTGCAAGCACAACTGCAAGCGATCGCCAACAATCCTAACTTTAAATACAACCGTTTGTTTGCAATTGGTGTATTTTCATTATTAGAACAGTCCGATCCCGCATTGGTTAAAGACGAAAAGCAACTTACTGAGGCGCTAAAAGCGATCGCAGCCGGTCTGCACCTTTCCGATGACAAACTCAACAAGGATTTGGAATTATACCGTTCTAACCTAGACAAAATGGCGCAAGCACTGATAGTGATGGCAGATATGCTCTCAGCCGATCGCAAAAAGCGCGAGCAACGTAAACAACAATCAACTACCCCAGTTGCTCCCCCAAGTTCCAACGAATAG
- a CDS encoding phage holin family protein, producing the protein MNIVTLLIVWVVTAISLLIISKLPLGVEIDTPGKAFLSAAVLGIVTAIVRPILSLVFAVPNLLTLDLLSSIFTFMIAVVCFSIAAWLVEGFRLRYGIWSAVIGAFALTIINSLIYKILGV; encoded by the coding sequence ATGAATATTGTGACGCTTTTAATTGTTTGGGTAGTAACAGCTATCAGCTTGTTGATAATTAGCAAATTGCCTCTGGGAGTCGAAATTGACACTCCAGGTAAAGCCTTCCTTTCTGCCGCAGTGCTTGGTATCGTGACGGCAATAGTCAGACCGATTTTAAGCCTCGTTTTTGCAGTACCAAATTTACTTACCTTAGACTTATTATCCAGCATTTTCACATTTATGATTGCTGTGGTTTGTTTTAGTATTGCTGCTTGGTTAGTCGAAGGCTTTCGCTTGCGTTACGGCATTTGGAGTGCTGTTATTGGAGCATTTGCACTGACTATAATTAACAGCTTAATCTACAAAATATTGGGTGTCTAA
- a CDS encoding biopolymer transporter ExbD: MKVNLHTPIEEVQIQIIPLIDVVFCILTFFLLAALQFTRQQAINVDLPKASPSSVSGITSQTGSVIVTIDAVGNTYIEKQPVKQEDLRQSLKQYLQQNPNAIVVLNASRTATYNDVIETLDLLRQVGGDRVSLGIIPGPSQPPINSLNQPTVPSFPINPGAAPLPGINPEGNITPKFPSAPNSVPFPSISQPPTGQGISPINPGLSNPPASQAPVAPKQTQPPLKR, translated from the coding sequence ATGAAAGTTAATCTACATACTCCAATTGAAGAAGTCCAAATTCAAATCATCCCTTTAATTGATGTAGTTTTTTGTATTCTGACGTTTTTTTTGTTAGCGGCATTACAATTTACCAGGCAACAGGCAATCAATGTTGATTTACCTAAAGCCAGCCCTAGTAGCGTATCTGGAATAACATCACAGACTGGAAGTGTGATTGTGACTATTGATGCTGTTGGTAATACTTACATAGAAAAGCAACCTGTAAAACAGGAAGATTTGAGACAGAGTTTAAAACAGTATCTCCAACAAAATCCCAATGCTATTGTTGTGCTGAATGCTTCACGGACAGCAACTTACAATGATGTAATTGAGACATTGGACTTACTGCGGCAAGTAGGGGGCGATCGCGTTTCTTTGGGAATTATCCCTGGCCCATCTCAACCACCCATAAACTCACTTAACCAGCCTACTGTCCCCTCTTTCCCAATCAATCCTGGTGCAGCACCACTTCCAGGTATCAATCCTGAAGGGAATATTACCCCTAAATTTCCCTCAGCACCTAATTCTGTGCCCTTTCCTAGCATAAGTCAGCCTCCAACTGGACAAGGCATCAGTCCGATCAATCCTGGTCTTTCAAACCCACCAGCATCTCAAGCGCCTGTAGCACCCAAACAAACCCAACCTCCTCTTAAAAGATGA
- a CDS encoding MotA/TolQ/ExbB proton channel family protein, whose protein sequence is MDILDLFYKGGPAMWPMLVLSILAVSVIFERLWFWLRILTQEKQIVDRILDAAQDNWELAADIAKQASDQPVGRFLYAPLRLTKNDAETFRLALEATAEDELAGMRRGEKLLEAVIALAPLLGLLGTVLGLIHSLRSIRIGDLGTESTAGVTTGIGESLISTASGLIVAIIALVFYRLFQSFVVNQVKVFRKAGNEMELLYRQSPPDFSNRTPAIIRENFTPPRKPEKTRLPEPPEPPNTAN, encoded by the coding sequence GTGGATATTTTAGATTTGTTTTATAAGGGCGGCCCAGCGATGTGGCCAATGCTTGTTCTATCGATTCTGGCTGTGAGTGTGATTTTTGAGCGTTTGTGGTTCTGGCTGCGAATTTTGACTCAAGAAAAGCAAATAGTCGATCGCATCCTGGATGCTGCCCAAGATAACTGGGAATTAGCTGCGGACATCGCGAAACAAGCAAGCGATCAGCCTGTCGGGCGTTTTCTCTATGCCCCTCTACGCTTAACAAAAAACGATGCGGAAACCTTTCGACTCGCACTGGAGGCTACAGCAGAAGACGAATTAGCTGGGATGCGGCGGGGCGAAAAACTTTTAGAAGCTGTGATTGCCCTAGCGCCACTGCTAGGACTGTTGGGTACAGTTTTGGGTTTAATCCACTCTCTGCGCTCAATTAGAATTGGCGATTTGGGAACTGAATCTACTGCTGGGGTGACTACTGGTATTGGTGAATCCTTAATTAGTACGGCAAGTGGCCTAATAGTTGCGATTATTGCTTTGGTATTTTACCGCCTATTTCAAAGTTTTGTAGTCAACCAAGTCAAAGTTTTTCGGAAGGCAGGAAATGAGATGGAATTGCTCTATCGCCAGTCCCCACCTGATTTTAGCAATCGGACACCAGCAATTATTCGGGAAAATTTCACTCCACCCCGCAAGCCAGAAAAAACTAGGCTTCCTGAACCTCCTGAACCCCCGAATACAGCTAATTAA
- the trmB gene encoding tRNA (guanosine(46)-N7)-methyltransferase TrmB, with the protein MAAVRVRQHVNPLGKKYQTPASPQDLEKIYVKPNQPLHLDIGCAKGVFLLNMAKIEPNWNYLGLEIREPLVVEANKLRSELGLTNLHYLFCNVNNSLHSLLSCLPSGSLQRVTIQFPDPWFKTRHAKRRVVQPELVADLAKYLAVGGLVFLQSDMEFVAVEMRDRFAENPAFEKIGTGEWLPENPLPVPTEREIGTQKKGEPVYRALFVRRDDGNSAIA; encoded by the coding sequence TTGGCAGCAGTCCGAGTCCGCCAGCATGTTAATCCACTTGGTAAAAAGTATCAAACACCAGCAAGTCCCCAAGACTTGGAAAAAATTTATGTAAAGCCAAATCAACCACTACATTTAGATATTGGCTGCGCTAAAGGAGTATTTTTATTGAATATGGCCAAGATAGAACCCAATTGGAATTATCTAGGCTTAGAAATTCGGGAACCGCTGGTGGTGGAGGCGAATAAGTTACGTTCTGAGTTAGGTTTAACAAACCTGCACTATCTATTTTGCAATGTGAACAACTCATTGCACTCACTTTTATCTTGCCTTCCTTCAGGAAGTTTACAACGGGTTACAATTCAATTTCCCGATCCTTGGTTTAAAACCCGCCATGCGAAACGTCGTGTAGTCCAACCAGAACTAGTAGCAGATTTAGCTAAGTATCTTGCGGTTGGGGGGTTGGTATTTCTGCAATCAGATATGGAATTTGTCGCTGTGGAAATGCGCGATCGCTTTGCAGAAAATCCAGCTTTTGAGAAAATTGGTACAGGAGAATGGTTGCCTGAGAACCCCCTACCAGTGCCCACAGAAAGGGAAATAGGCACGCAAAAAAAGGGTGAACCTGTTTATCGGGCTTTGTTTGTCAGGCGAGATGATGGTAATAGTGCGATCGCCTAG
- a CDS encoding nitrogen fixation protein: protein MKDIAVDKTTLCPSARAESEDSVVFGIISGTVAEPRVTYLKQPLPITDELIAKASPITPAEIFRTAAACATKDCQHFDGKDCRLATRIVEKLPSVAQELPPCSIRRDCRWWQQEGKAACMRCPQVITDNYNPSEVAIQVSKLANC from the coding sequence ATGAAAGATATTGCTGTGGATAAAACTACACTTTGCCCCAGTGCTAGAGCAGAATCAGAGGATAGTGTGGTTTTCGGAATTATCAGTGGAACAGTAGCAGAACCGCGTGTAACTTATCTTAAACAGCCCTTACCTATCACCGATGAACTGATAGCAAAAGCTAGTCCAATTACACCTGCTGAAATTTTTCGGACGGCGGCAGCTTGTGCGACTAAAGATTGTCAGCATTTTGATGGAAAAGATTGCCGTTTAGCAACGCGAATTGTAGAAAAGTTACCGTCAGTAGCACAAGAACTACCCCCCTGTTCCATCCGCCGAGATTGTCGGTGGTGGCAGCAAGAAGGGAAAGCAGCTTGTATGCGTTGTCCACAAGTAATTACAGATAACTACAATCCATCTGAAGTAGCAATTCAAGTGTCAAAACTAGCTAACTGTTAA
- a CDS encoding Nif11-like leader peptide family natural product precursor — translation MSLEDVKGFYEKLANDEAFRNQIQGVNSKEECSQIVKAAGYNFTLEEYEEYTTQLLESANGEGELKDLSEKELAAVFGGLTGKPKIQPLYGVVWPPYQLMYGVIRIDDIV, via the coding sequence ATGTCTTTAGAAGATGTTAAAGGTTTTTACGAAAAGCTAGCAAATGATGAAGCTTTCCGCAATCAAATTCAAGGCGTTAATAGCAAAGAAGAATGTAGTCAAATAGTTAAAGCTGCTGGCTACAATTTTACTCTAGAAGAGTATGAAGAATATACCACTCAATTGTTAGAGTCTGCCAATGGTGAAGGTGAACTCAAAGATTTAAGTGAAAAAGAACTGGCAGCAGTTTTTGGTGGATTAACTGGAAAGCCCAAAATTCAACCATTATATGGAGTTGTATGGCCACCCTACCAACTGATGTATGGAGTTATTCGGATAGATGACATAGTTTAG
- a CDS encoding Nif11-like leader peptide family natural product precursor produces the protein MSLEHVKAFYEQLANDETFRNQIQGVNSKEECSQIVKAAGYNFTLEEYEEYTNQLLESADSEDELKDLSEKELAAVFGGLTGWRNSILIYGAPGGLWNFWYL, from the coding sequence ATGTCACTAGAACATGTCAAAGCTTTCTATGAGCAGCTAGCAAATGATGAAACTTTCCGTAATCAAATTCAAGGCGTTAATAGTAAAGAAGAATGTAGCCAAATAGTTAAAGCTGCTGGCTACAATTTCACTCTAGAAGAGTATGAAGAATATACTAATCAATTGTTAGAGTCTGCTGATAGTGAAGATGAACTCAAGGATTTAAGTGAAAAAGAACTGGCAGCAGTTTTTGGTGGATTAACTGGGTGGAGAAATTCAATTTTAATATATGGAGCGCCAGGTGGTCTCTGGAATTTTTGGTATTTATGA
- a CDS encoding nif11-class peptide radical SAM maturase 3, whose product MTYRRISYAVWEITLKCNLACQHCGSRAGHTRTNELSTAEALDLVKQMAEVGITEVTIIGGEAFLRPDWLEIAQAITKAGMLCGMTTGGYGITLDTARRMKEAGIGVVSVSVDGLEATHDRLRGKQGSWQWAFKTMSHLKEAGIPFGCNTQINRLSAPEFPQIYGHLRDAGVFAWQIQLTVPMGNAADNTDILLQPYELLDLYPMIARVAERAKREGVQVQPGNNIGYYGPYERLLRGGDAWSFWQGCSAGLSALGIEADGAIKGCPSLPTTAYTGGNIRDYSLRTIIEETEELRFNLGADTPKGTSHLWGFCKTCEFAELCRGGCSWTAHVFFDKRGNNPYCHHRALTQEKGGIRERVFLQRHADGNPFDNGEFGLLEEPINAPWPENDPLHFTSDRIQWPEGWEEDPELTTSLVVLS is encoded by the coding sequence ATGACTTATCGCCGAATTAGTTATGCAGTTTGGGAAATTACACTCAAGTGTAATCTAGCCTGTCAACACTGCGGTTCACGCGCTGGTCATACAAGGACAAATGAACTTTCCACAGCAGAAGCCCTTGATTTAGTCAAACAAATGGCCGAAGTGGGAATTACAGAAGTTACCATAATTGGTGGTGAAGCTTTTCTCCGTCCTGACTGGCTAGAGATTGCCCAAGCAATTACCAAAGCTGGGATGTTATGTGGTATGACCACAGGGGGTTATGGTATCACCTTAGACACAGCCCGTCGGATGAAAGAAGCCGGTATTGGCGTGGTTTCTGTGTCGGTTGATGGCTTAGAAGCGACTCACGATCGCCTGCGGGGCAAACAAGGCTCGTGGCAATGGGCATTTAAGACTATGAGCCATCTCAAAGAAGCAGGTATCCCCTTTGGCTGCAATACGCAAATCAATCGTTTGTCTGCACCAGAATTTCCTCAAATTTACGGTCATCTCCGTGATGCTGGTGTCTTCGCTTGGCAAATTCAGTTGACTGTACCAATGGGCAATGCTGCCGATAATACTGATATTTTATTGCAACCTTACGAACTATTGGATCTATACCCAATGATTGCTCGTGTTGCCGAACGCGCCAAGCGAGAAGGCGTGCAGGTGCAGCCGGGGAATAACATCGGCTACTACGGGCCCTATGAAAGACTGCTGCGGGGTGGAGACGCTTGGTCATTTTGGCAGGGGTGTAGCGCTGGACTGTCTGCTTTAGGCATTGAAGCCGATGGTGCGATCAAAGGTTGTCCCTCACTACCTACCACGGCATACACTGGCGGCAACATCCGCGACTATTCACTGCGGACAATTATTGAAGAAACCGAAGAACTACGGTTTAACTTAGGGGCTGATACTCCCAAAGGAACATCACACCTATGGGGTTTTTGCAAGACTTGTGAATTTGCCGAACTCTGTCGGGGTGGTTGCAGTTGGACTGCTCACGTTTTCTTTGATAAAAGAGGCAATAATCCTTATTGTCATCATCGCGCCCTGACTCAGGAAAAAGGCGGTATTCGGGAGCGAGTATTTCTTCAACGTCATGCGGACGGAAACCCCTTTGATAATGGGGAGTTTGGGCTACTTGAGGAACCGATAAATGCTCCTTGGCCAGAAAACGATCCGCTTCATTTTACTAGCGATCGCATTCAATGGCCAGAAGGTTGGGAAGAAGATCCAGAGTTAACGACATCTTTGGTTGTTTTGAGTTGA
- a CDS encoding T3SS effector HopA1 family protein: MINSQCIHHLLSGVSKDLQEKLEDITNNIEFDDELCVRHPDYQLWETSLEIKNRFHKLPLEVQQKHIARHLRSFLYGIYYNGSLLKSLKLKADFEDSVNQQNLKNDSLIGIDVGLFQQLHESNQGQGYFDPGWLVRKMEVDGSVAVTKGKLTVHINPELHLMASQTSVNVGEVVSIKMPKNCLQEGFYIAVGNTGIIPIDVIENKYTIVRIYFNIISEGAVQIMKSLTQQLNENEIFFSFKASYSYSGYERYDAGVLYIKRDDYPLVHSILQNIYLVNQDYFRNNIPLFTKYLAPGLGLAEEPDIKFDHYESFGTNRCQIVANGLLEAKIKNQRSPEEKLNAIINQFSQLNIDLQYPYLNSDYTDIYTPLSGT; this comes from the coding sequence ATGATCAATAGTCAATGTATACATCATTTATTATCGGGTGTCTCAAAAGATTTACAAGAGAAATTGGAAGATATAACCAATAATATTGAGTTCGATGATGAATTGTGTGTCCGTCATCCAGACTATCAGCTTTGGGAAACTTCGCTAGAGATTAAAAATCGCTTTCATAAACTACCTCTAGAAGTGCAACAAAAGCATATAGCCAGACATTTAAGAAGCTTTTTGTACGGTATTTACTATAATGGGTCACTACTCAAATCTCTTAAGTTGAAAGCGGATTTTGAAGATTCAGTGAATCAACAGAATTTAAAAAATGATAGTTTGATTGGTATCGATGTAGGACTTTTTCAACAATTACATGAAAGCAACCAAGGGCAAGGATATTTTGATCCTGGTTGGCTGGTAAGAAAGATGGAGGTGGATGGTAGCGTAGCAGTTACCAAGGGTAAGTTAACTGTACATATTAATCCTGAGCTTCACTTGATGGCTTCGCAAACATCAGTAAATGTCGGTGAAGTGGTTTCTATAAAAATGCCTAAAAACTGTCTACAAGAAGGATTTTATATTGCAGTAGGTAACACAGGTATTATACCTATAGATGTTATAGAGAATAAATATACAATAGTGCGAATTTATTTTAATATAATTTCAGAAGGCGCTGTCCAGATAATGAAGTCTTTAACACAACAGTTAAATGAAAATGAAATATTCTTTTCATTTAAAGCTTCTTACAGTTACTCTGGCTATGAAAGATATGATGCAGGTGTTCTTTATATTAAGAGGGATGACTACCCGTTAGTGCATTCTATTCTGCAAAATATTTATCTAGTTAACCAAGACTATTTTCGCAACAACATCCCACTATTTACAAAATATTTAGCTCCTGGTCTTGGGTTGGCAGAAGAGCCAGATATTAAGTTTGATCACTACGAAAGCTTTGGAACAAACCGTTGTCAAATTGTTGCTAATGGCTTACTCGAAGCTAAAATAAAAAATCAGCGATCGCCTGAAGAAAAGCTGAATGCTATAATCAACCAATTCTCTCAACTAAATATAGATTTGCAATATCCATATTTAAACAGCGATTATACAGATATTTATACCCCACTATCAGGAACATGA
- a CDS encoding phosphotransferase family protein codes for MMFSLSHKNVSKYLEQSGIFSQQDLLNLKLELGKLNTKNFSIVVTLQNGHKFIVKQERPTLSGTFSQEIFNEWQFQKVINELPKLNYLKIFVREMLAYDEDNLIAIYRYLDNYLELHTGILESKKIFPVTIPAWIGSILGQIHRATFNDEDAYIYVTQKGSFWQSTGAAFSLLQGRITPEILSMTSPDYIKFISLYQRFDSLEQATLEAISSWQACCIVHNDLNIANILVHQEWEKVKSFTEAQEQSTVKIIDWERSSWGDPIFDLGNLIANYILIWLSSMVVDPSMEMEESIKSAEVTLEDIRPSIVIIIQSYLNNFPEILQHFPNFFKKLLQFIGIAIIIQTQAKIEYHKLLVNSDIYALQVAKSLLCRPEISLVSIFGIQEKELTSLIVNS; via the coding sequence ATGATGTTTTCATTGAGTCACAAAAATGTTAGTAAATACCTCGAACAATCAGGTATTTTTTCTCAACAAGATTTATTAAATCTAAAGCTAGAATTAGGAAAACTTAATACTAAAAACTTTAGTATTGTAGTCACGCTGCAAAATGGACATAAATTTATAGTTAAGCAAGAACGTCCTACGCTTTCAGGAACTTTCTCTCAAGAAATTTTTAATGAATGGCAGTTTCAAAAAGTCATCAATGAGCTTCCTAAGTTAAACTATCTGAAAATCTTTGTCAGAGAGATGCTTGCCTATGATGAAGATAATTTAATTGCAATTTATAGATACTTGGATAATTATCTAGAGTTACATACTGGTATTTTAGAGTCTAAGAAAATATTCCCAGTTACTATTCCTGCTTGGATAGGTTCAATACTAGGTCAAATCCATCGTGCTACATTCAACGATGAAGATGCTTATATTTATGTAACTCAAAAAGGTAGTTTTTGGCAGAGTACAGGTGCGGCTTTTAGTTTATTACAAGGTCGGATTACGCCTGAAATTTTGAGTATGACCTCTCCAGACTACATCAAATTTATTAGCCTTTATCAACGTTTTGATAGTCTTGAGCAAGCAACATTAGAGGCAATTAGTTCCTGGCAAGCGTGTTGTATTGTACATAATGACCTTAATATCGCTAATATTCTAGTTCATCAAGAATGGGAAAAAGTAAAGTCATTCACTGAAGCACAAGAGCAATCTACTGTCAAAATAATAGATTGGGAGAGAAGTAGTTGGGGAGATCCTATCTTTGATTTAGGAAATTTAATAGCTAATTACATACTGATATGGCTATCAAGTATGGTGGTAGATCCTTCGATGGAGATGGAAGAATCAATAAAATCAGCTGAAGTTACACTAGAAGACATCCGCCCATCTATTGTAATTATTATTCAATCTTATTTAAATAATTTCCCCGAAATTTTACAACATTTTCCTAATTTTTTTAAGAAGCTACTCCAGTTTATAGGCATAGCTATTATTATTCAAACACAAGCAAAAATTGAATATCACAAGCTGTTAGTAAATAGTGATATTTACGCTCTTCAAGTTGCAAAATCCTTGCTTTGTCGTCCTGAAATTTCTCTCGTTAGTATATTTGGTATACAAGAGAAAGAATTGACTAGTCTAATAGTTAATTCTTAA